A genome region from Bradyrhizobium commune includes the following:
- a CDS encoding GntR family transcriptional regulator — protein MKEPGEDGAAPAITRTSAIYERLRRDIIQGTLVPGEKLRIEVLRAKYDVGGTPLREAMNRLSVEGLCTQSEQKGFRVTPVSADDLLELTRTRCWINEVGLRESIARGGRDWEEHVLLSLHRLSRIPIVVDNSRMNPDWSELHRVFHAALLAGCGSRWLMDFNDLLFDCAERYRNLLAVMGTVRDVHGEHRAIAEAAIERKTALAVGLLNDHYEKTSGTLLRAIESGGLTGR, from the coding sequence ATGAAAGAACCAGGAGAGGACGGCGCTGCGCCTGCCATCACCAGGACAAGCGCGATCTATGAACGGCTTCGTCGGGATATCATCCAGGGAACGTTAGTACCGGGCGAAAAGCTTCGGATCGAAGTGCTGCGGGCCAAATATGATGTCGGCGGCACCCCGCTGCGGGAGGCGATGAATCGCCTGTCCGTCGAAGGGCTTTGCACCCAGTCCGAGCAAAAGGGATTCCGGGTCACGCCGGTCAGTGCCGACGATCTGCTGGAACTTACGCGCACCCGCTGTTGGATCAACGAAGTCGGATTGAGGGAATCGATCGCGCGCGGCGGTCGGGACTGGGAAGAGCATGTTTTACTGTCCCTTCATCGGTTGTCGCGCATTCCGATCGTAGTCGATAATAGTCGCATGAACCCCGACTGGAGCGAATTGCACCGGGTGTTCCATGCCGCCTTGCTGGCGGGCTGCGGCTCGCGCTGGCTGATGGACTTCAACGACCTGCTGTTCGATTGCGCCGAGCGCTATCGCAATTTGCTCGCGGTCATGGGCACGGTGAGGGACGTGCACGGCGAACATCGCGCGATTGCCGAGGCCGCCATTGAGCGCAAGACCGCCTTGGCCGTCGGGCTACTCAACGATCATTACGAGAAGACCAGCGGGACACTGCTCCGCGCGATCGAGTCCGGCGGGCTCACGGGGCGTTGA
- a CDS encoding fumarylacetoacetate hydrolase family protein has protein sequence MGVREGSEVIDLSHVDRDLPRDVADLLRSGLDARDALMSAARSSRTRLPVADLKMLPPAVNCGKIICLGLNYIDHAAEGGAKPPDYPMIFLRAATSLVGHNTPMVRPSCSDQFDYEAELVAFIGRKGRHISRADALSHVAGYSLFNDGSIRDYQWKTSQWTVGKNFDGTGGFGPEFVSAEELPSGATGLKIQSRLNGHVMQDANTKDMVFGVAETISLISECMTLDAGDILVMGTPGGVGAARKPPVFMKPGDICEIEIETIGVLRNPIEQESR, from the coding sequence TTGGGTGTCCGCGAAGGCAGTGAGGTTATCGACCTCTCACATGTCGATCGCGATCTGCCGCGCGATGTCGCTGATCTGTTGCGGTCTGGCCTAGATGCTCGGGACGCGTTGATGTCTGCAGCCCGGTCCAGCAGGACGCGCTTGCCTGTCGCCGATCTGAAGATGCTCCCGCCCGCTGTGAACTGCGGCAAGATTATTTGTCTTGGCTTGAACTACATCGATCATGCGGCCGAAGGTGGCGCCAAGCCCCCGGACTATCCGATGATCTTTTTGCGCGCGGCGACCTCGCTTGTCGGTCACAATACTCCAATGGTCCGACCGAGTTGCTCGGATCAGTTTGACTACGAGGCAGAACTCGTTGCGTTCATCGGAAGGAAAGGTCGGCACATCTCGCGCGCGGACGCGCTGTCGCACGTTGCGGGATATTCCCTGTTCAATGATGGCTCGATCCGCGACTATCAGTGGAAGACGTCCCAGTGGACCGTCGGCAAGAACTTCGACGGGACGGGCGGCTTCGGCCCCGAGTTCGTATCGGCCGAAGAGCTGCCTTCCGGCGCTACCGGATTGAAGATCCAGTCGCGGCTGAACGGGCATGTCATGCAGGATGCGAACACGAAAGATATGGTGTTTGGTGTTGCAGAGACGATCTCCTTGATCTCCGAATGCATGACGCTCGATGCTGGCGACATTCTGGTGATGGGGACGCCGGGTGGCGTCGGCGCGGCGCGCAAGCCGCCTGTGTTCATGAAGCCCGGCGACATCTGCGAGATCGAGATCGAGACCATCGGCGTGCTTCGAAATCCGATCGAGCAGGAAAGCCGCTGA
- a CDS encoding VOC family protein: MIRYKKLGYVELNVSNLDRSRRFYEDVVGLEFVGERSDGAVLFRCDDEDPRSVVLHQQQPAGFKSVGWQLEDEAQFELLHRRLRDARVPYEELGSAQCELRQAIRVTRTTEPHSHAALEFFTADGPRPDKPFAVTHTKIQRLGHVVWSVPHEVESIAFFREVLNFRESDSIGEIMTFMRPFPSPFHHGIGVGKGPKRVIHHLNFMVSEIDDIGKAQNRMRKHDVPIVFGPGRHPASTSVFFYFLEPDGMTLEYSFGMEEFTEVDPRKPRTLPMAAESIDEWGSVRDPRMGQTGDIEEARIGAPA; encoded by the coding sequence ATGATCCGCTACAAGAAGCTCGGATACGTCGAGTTGAATGTCAGCAACCTCGACAGGTCGCGCAGGTTCTACGAGGATGTCGTTGGTCTCGAGTTTGTCGGCGAACGATCCGACGGGGCGGTGCTGTTTCGTTGCGATGATGAGGATCCTCGCTCCGTCGTCCTGCACCAGCAGCAGCCGGCGGGATTCAAGAGTGTCGGCTGGCAGTTGGAGGACGAGGCGCAGTTCGAGCTGTTGCATCGACGGCTTCGCGACGCCAGGGTGCCATATGAAGAGCTCGGCTCGGCGCAATGCGAGCTTCGCCAGGCGATCCGCGTCACCCGCACCACGGAGCCGCATTCGCATGCAGCTCTCGAATTTTTCACGGCCGACGGCCCACGACCGGACAAGCCGTTCGCGGTCACTCACACCAAGATTCAGCGCCTCGGCCATGTAGTGTGGTCCGTGCCGCACGAAGTTGAGTCTATCGCCTTCTTCCGCGAGGTACTGAACTTCCGGGAATCCGACAGCATCGGGGAGATCATGACCTTCATGCGGCCGTTCCCCAGCCCCTTCCATCACGGCATCGGCGTCGGCAAGGGTCCGAAGCGGGTCATCCATCACCTGAACTTCATGGTTTCCGAGATCGACGACATCGGAAAAGCCCAGAACCGCATGAGGAAGCACGATGTGCCGATCGTGTTCGGGCCGGGCCGGCATCCGGCTTCGACCAGCGTGTTTTTCTATTTCCTGGAGCCCGACGGCATGACCCTCGAATACAGCTTCGGAATGGAGGAGTTCACCGAGGTCGATCCGCGCAAGCCGCGTACGCTGCCCATGGCGGCAGAATCGATCGACGAATGGGGCTCGGTCCGGGATCCACGGATGGGGCAAACCGGTGACATCGAAGAGGCCAGGATCGGCGCGCCGGCGTGA
- a CDS encoding (2Fe-2S)-binding protein — protein sequence MTYQITVNGESQIVAAAPETPLLYVLRNDLGLNGPKFGCGLGQCGACAALVGGKLVRTCSMALRDVGGDPIVTLEGLGTVQKLHPLQQAFIEEQAAQCGYCSNGMIMAAKALLDRNPKPSDEEIRDALADQLCRCGVHNRVVRAVRKVAMEQMR from the coding sequence ATGACATACCAAATTACTGTGAACGGCGAGTCCCAAATAGTGGCGGCGGCACCAGAGACGCCGCTGTTGTATGTGCTGCGGAACGATCTCGGATTGAATGGTCCGAAATTCGGCTGCGGTCTAGGGCAATGCGGCGCCTGCGCCGCATTGGTTGGCGGCAAGCTCGTGAGAACCTGCTCGATGGCACTGCGCGATGTCGGAGGCGACCCCATCGTTACGCTTGAAGGATTGGGGACGGTGCAGAAGCTGCATCCCTTGCAACAGGCGTTCATCGAAGAGCAAGCCGCGCAGTGCGGTTACTGCTCGAACGGGATGATCATGGCGGCGAAAGCCTTATTGGACCGCAATCCAAAGCCGAGCGATGAGGAGATCAGGGACGCGCTCGCGGACCAGCTTTGCCGTTGCGGGGTTCATAACCGTGTGGTGCGCGCCGTTCGCAAAGTTGCCATGGAGCAGATGCGATGA
- a CDS encoding xanthine dehydrogenase family protein molybdopterin-binding subunit, producing MSVATLSRRLFVQSLGVVLATFALPSPSVFGQTPANVPFSLRNNRRLEGWIRLEADETVTVFTGKAELGQGILTALAQIAAEELDIGFDKIRMVSADTSRGPDEQYTFGSQSVEQSGAAIRVAGAEARGLLLAAAARRFGVRAEDLQVKDGAIASADGRRATFWEIAKESAGLLGDIALAATPKKPSDYAIVGKSIRRIDLPGKLTGAPSYVQDMRLPGMVFARVVRPPRYGARLLECDEAAVRALPGVITVIRDGNFLVVAAGREEQAIAARSALATSAHWSDDTVALPDMTHLRTELQKLRAETIVVGTAGQSEPVSGQVRRVSAEYARAYVSHATIGPSCAVAWLRDGRMTVWSHTQGAFPLRGDLAKVLGLQTSEVDVVHMPGAGCYGHNGADDVALDAALVARAVPGVPVKLQWMRDDEFAWAPFGPAMAMKVEAALGSDGRIVDWSCDVWSNSHAMRPGQAGGVNLLAAWDLKTPFVKTPAPHIPQPFGDGDRNAVPSYELPRKEIRNHLLLDAPVRNGSFRTLGSHGNIFAIESFMDELAQVAGSDPLAFRLAHLRDPRARAVLQAAADKAGWTPGMKGDGQRGRGLAFCRYKSIGMYAAAVVDVEVDRNSGLIKVPRVVMVADLGLVVNPDGATNQLEGGIVQAVSLTLKEQVTFDRREITSRDWSGYPVLAFPEVPSVEIVLMQRNDPSLGAGEGSLPPTSAALANAFAQATGRRLRELPMTPERVKASLS from the coding sequence ATGAGCGTTGCGACGCTTTCCCGCAGGCTGTTCGTGCAGTCGCTCGGTGTCGTGCTCGCGACCTTCGCGCTACCGTCTCCGTCGGTCTTTGGTCAGACGCCAGCGAACGTGCCGTTCAGCCTGCGCAACAACCGCAGGCTGGAAGGATGGATCCGCCTGGAGGCGGATGAGACGGTGACGGTCTTCACGGGCAAGGCCGAACTCGGGCAGGGGATCCTAACCGCGCTGGCGCAGATCGCGGCGGAGGAACTCGATATCGGCTTCGACAAGATCCGGATGGTCTCCGCCGACACGTCACGAGGGCCGGATGAGCAGTACACGTTCGGCAGCCAATCGGTCGAGCAGAGCGGGGCCGCCATTCGCGTGGCAGGTGCCGAGGCGCGGGGCCTGCTGCTCGCTGCGGCGGCGCGTCGTTTTGGCGTCCGCGCCGAAGACCTGCAGGTCAAGGATGGAGCGATCGCCTCGGCCGATGGGCGGCGCGCGACGTTTTGGGAGATCGCGAAAGAGAGTGCTGGCCTGTTGGGAGATATCGCACTTGCTGCGACGCCGAAGAAGCCGAGCGACTATGCCATCGTCGGCAAGTCGATCAGACGGATCGATCTGCCCGGCAAGCTGACGGGAGCGCCGTCCTATGTCCAGGACATGAGGCTTCCCGGAATGGTCTTTGCGAGGGTGGTTCGTCCGCCGCGCTACGGTGCAAGGTTGCTCGAATGCGACGAAGCCGCGGTACGGGCGTTGCCCGGCGTGATCACCGTGATCCGCGACGGCAATTTCCTTGTGGTTGCCGCCGGGCGTGAGGAGCAGGCTATTGCCGCCCGTAGCGCGCTTGCTACGAGCGCACATTGGAGCGACGACACGGTCGCGCTTCCCGATATGACCCATTTGCGCACAGAGCTGCAAAAGTTGCGGGCGGAAACCATTGTCGTGGGCACCGCCGGCCAATCCGAGCCGGTGTCGGGTCAGGTTAGAAGAGTCAGCGCCGAGTATGCGCGCGCCTATGTGTCCCATGCCACGATTGGTCCCTCCTGCGCAGTCGCCTGGCTTAGGGACGGGCGCATGACGGTATGGTCCCACACCCAGGGGGCGTTTCCCCTAAGGGGCGATCTGGCCAAGGTGCTGGGCCTGCAGACCAGTGAGGTCGACGTCGTTCATATGCCTGGCGCAGGCTGTTACGGGCACAATGGCGCCGACGATGTCGCGTTGGACGCAGCGCTGGTGGCGCGTGCCGTTCCGGGCGTGCCGGTCAAGCTGCAGTGGATGCGGGACGACGAGTTCGCCTGGGCGCCCTTCGGTCCGGCAATGGCGATGAAAGTCGAGGCGGCGCTCGGATCCGACGGCAGGATCGTCGACTGGTCTTGCGACGTCTGGAGCAACAGCCACGCGATGCGGCCGGGGCAGGCCGGCGGGGTCAATCTTCTCGCGGCCTGGGATCTGAAGACGCCCTTCGTCAAAACTCCCGCGCCGCACATCCCCCAGCCGTTCGGCGATGGCGACCGCAACGCGGTGCCCTCGTATGAGCTACCGCGGAAGGAGATCCGGAATCATCTGCTGCTCGATGCGCCCGTGCGCAACGGCTCGTTCCGGACGCTGGGCTCGCACGGCAACATCTTCGCCATCGAGTCCTTCATGGACGAGCTCGCGCAGGTCGCGGGCAGCGATCCGCTGGCGTTCAGACTTGCCCATCTCCGGGATCCCCGCGCGCGGGCCGTGCTGCAAGCTGCCGCCGACAAAGCGGGATGGACTCCGGGAATGAAAGGCGACGGCCAGCGCGGCCGCGGCTTGGCGTTCTGTCGTTACAAGAGCATCGGGATGTACGCGGCCGCCGTGGTCGACGTCGAGGTCGACCGCAACAGCGGCCTTATCAAGGTACCCCGCGTGGTGATGGTGGCCGATCTCGGTCTCGTCGTCAATCCAGACGGCGCGACGAACCAGCTCGAGGGCGGCATCGTTCAGGCGGTCAGTCTCACGCTGAAGGAGCAGGTCACCTTCGACCGGCGCGAGATCACCAGCCGAGACTGGTCAGGGTATCCCGTCCTTGCGTTCCCCGAGGTCCCCAGTGTCGAGATCGTGCTGATGCAGCGGAACGATCCGTCGCTCGGCGCAGGCGAGGGCTCGCTGCCGCCAACCTCGGCCGCGCTCGCCAACGCGTTCGCTCAGGCCACCGGACGACGACTGCGCGAACTGCCCATGACGCCTGAGCGCGTGAAGGCGTCGCTGTCTTGA
- a CDS encoding NADP-dependent oxidoreductase, producing MKNRQVWLRSRPNGIPQAADFDLREVELPTLADGEFLVRHAYLSADPAMRGWIADKSTYWPRIEVGDTMRAFAAGEVVESRNPVYAVGDKVMGIFGWQDYAAVRQSQVMRKVQEADLPLSLSLGILGLNGLTAYFGLLDVCRPRPGETVAVSTAAGGVGSAVGQIAKIKGCRTIGFAGGRDKVRQCVEDFGYDHAIDYKATKDVDEALAERCPEGIDAFFDNTSGAIHDAVLRRINLGARIAICGTASYASWDPWNEGPRPERHLLVKRAIMQGFLTTDFAARYEEGVAALAGWIRDGRLRYREDVLEGIEAAPASIAMLYAGENRGKLIIRL from the coding sequence ATGAAGAATCGCCAGGTATGGCTACGCTCCCGTCCGAACGGCATTCCTCAGGCGGCAGACTTTGATCTCCGTGAAGTCGAGCTGCCGACCTTGGCGGATGGAGAATTCCTCGTCCGCCACGCCTATCTCTCGGCAGATCCGGCGATGCGCGGATGGATCGCGGACAAGAGCACCTATTGGCCACGAATAGAGGTCGGCGACACCATGCGGGCATTTGCCGCCGGCGAGGTCGTCGAATCGCGCAATCCTGTCTATGCGGTCGGCGACAAGGTCATGGGCATCTTCGGTTGGCAGGATTACGCCGCGGTCAGACAGTCCCAGGTGATGCGCAAGGTCCAGGAAGCCGATTTGCCGCTGTCGCTCTCCCTGGGAATTCTGGGGCTGAACGGGTTAACCGCGTATTTCGGCCTGTTGGATGTTTGCCGGCCGAGGCCGGGAGAGACCGTTGCGGTTTCGACGGCGGCCGGGGGTGTCGGCTCGGCCGTCGGGCAAATCGCGAAGATTAAGGGATGTCGTACGATCGGGTTTGCCGGCGGACGCGACAAGGTTCGACAGTGTGTCGAGGACTTCGGCTATGATCACGCCATCGACTACAAGGCGACGAAGGATGTCGACGAGGCTCTGGCAGAGCGTTGCCCGGAGGGGATCGATGCGTTCTTCGACAACACATCGGGCGCGATCCACGACGCCGTCCTGCGCCGCATCAATCTGGGGGCGCGGATTGCGATCTGCGGGACAGCGTCCTACGCAAGTTGGGATCCATGGAATGAAGGGCCGCGCCCGGAACGGCATCTGCTGGTAAAGCGCGCGATCATGCAAGGATTTCTGACGACCGATTTCGCGGCAAGGTACGAGGAGGGAGTGGCCGCGCTCGCCGGTTGGATACGAGACGGACGTCTCAGGTATCGCGAGGACGTGCTGGAGGGCATCGAGGCGGCTCCCGCATCAATCGCGATGCTTTATGCCGGCGAAAATCGAGGAAAGCTTATCATCAGACTGTAG
- a CDS encoding helix-turn-helix domain-containing protein: MEWSTKPRHPDLPFGSWADDLAAAFVRLEPRRLADHPFEGAISRADAAPIQISLVTATRHTVLRLASHIASSTDDLCFVNLQLEGVGRTTQRGHEQISTPGDLALADTTEPFEIANCHNFRLFCFAVPRGLLPKRMLDRPRLNLSATEGGRALSRTLAGYAELCLSDFQRAKTSAMVGAHLIDLISQAPEILTDVAAERVHIPVLLSMMLDHIDRHSDDPALGAATLAARFRCSERYVHRLFATTGRSVGEHVNEKRIVACTRRLLDSAARHKTIAEIAFAAGFRDISHFNRQFKRCNGLTPREFRRVTAAP; encoded by the coding sequence ATGGAATGGTCGACCAAGCCGCGGCATCCGGATTTGCCCTTCGGAAGTTGGGCGGACGACCTCGCGGCTGCCTTCGTGCGACTTGAGCCACGCCGGCTTGCCGACCACCCTTTTGAAGGCGCAATTTCGAGGGCTGATGCCGCTCCGATCCAGATATCGCTGGTCACGGCTACCCGGCATACCGTACTTCGCCTCGCATCGCACATTGCATCGAGCACGGATGATCTTTGCTTTGTCAACCTCCAGCTCGAAGGCGTGGGGCGTACCACGCAGCGCGGTCACGAACAGATCAGCACACCCGGCGATCTGGCGCTTGCGGATACGACGGAGCCATTCGAGATAGCAAACTGCCACAATTTCAGGTTGTTCTGCTTTGCCGTGCCGCGGGGGCTGTTGCCGAAACGGATGCTCGATCGCCCGCGGCTCAACCTGTCCGCGACGGAAGGCGGGCGTGCTCTTTCCAGAACGCTTGCCGGCTATGCCGAGCTCTGCCTGAGCGATTTCCAACGTGCAAAGACCTCGGCGATGGTCGGCGCGCACCTGATCGACCTGATTTCGCAGGCGCCGGAAATCCTCACCGATGTGGCTGCGGAGCGCGTGCATATCCCGGTTCTGCTGTCGATGATGCTTGACCATATTGATCGGCATAGCGATGACCCCGCGCTCGGGGCGGCGACGCTGGCCGCGAGATTTCGCTGTTCCGAGCGTTATGTTCACCGCCTGTTTGCGACGACAGGCCGCTCAGTAGGCGAACACGTCAACGAGAAGCGGATTGTCGCGTGTACGCGCCGGCTTCTCGATAGCGCCGCTCGTCACAAGACCATTGCCGAGATTGCCTTTGCCGCGGGTTTCCGCGACATCTCGCATTTCAACCGCCAGTTCAAGCGCTGCAATGGTTTGACCCCGCGGGAATTTCGCCGCGTGACGGCCGCGCCCTAA
- a CDS encoding acyl-CoA dehydrogenase family protein, translating to MAIDFTLTAQQRDLQHVSRKFAKEVLAEAGRAELLATPEERFVATRPTYEAMVAAGYLRKCIPAPAGGDNAGLMDMAILAEEFYSVNPSVTLTMLGTVLGLLPILLGGTPDQCQRLIRPFLKTNGAPLAGFCSSEPGGSANAASPPPGEGVRTTARREGENWVINGRKKWVSSATGWNREGADVLCVVCRTDPKAPPETAISVIAVERPVKGIAFERAINTIGHRAHLVPQFGLQNVTTPHHNLLGQEGAGLALTAAAFTGTAALVGIFGVALMRAAFEFALHFARTEKRGGVHAIIEHQAVGYALADAKTTIEAARYLCWRACHALDTQSPVAEELAVEAKIFGSEAAVRVITDLMRVVGVDSYDHEAPFARLLQDALALPIFDGGNMGVRRRQLHTMLKRSDYDPLAASGAS from the coding sequence ATGGCGATCGATTTCACACTCACGGCGCAACAGCGCGATCTCCAGCACGTCTCCCGCAAGTTCGCGAAGGAGGTGCTCGCCGAGGCCGGACGGGCCGAGTTGTTGGCAACTCCGGAAGAGCGCTTCGTTGCAACCAGGCCGACTTATGAGGCGATGGTCGCGGCCGGCTATCTGCGCAAATGCATTCCGGCGCCAGCGGGCGGCGACAACGCCGGGCTGATGGATATGGCGATCCTGGCCGAAGAATTCTACAGCGTAAACCCTAGCGTGACGCTCACGATGCTTGGCACCGTGCTTGGGCTGTTGCCGATTCTGCTCGGCGGCACGCCGGACCAATGTCAACGACTCATCCGGCCGTTTCTGAAGACAAATGGTGCGCCGCTTGCCGGGTTCTGTTCCAGCGAACCGGGGGGTAGCGCCAATGCTGCGTCTCCTCCACCCGGCGAGGGCGTCCGCACGACGGCCAGGCGGGAAGGGGAGAACTGGGTGATCAACGGCCGCAAGAAGTGGGTCTCTTCGGCCACGGGTTGGAACCGTGAAGGCGCCGATGTCCTGTGCGTCGTGTGCCGGACTGATCCAAAGGCGCCACCCGAGACCGCAATCTCAGTCATTGCCGTTGAGAGGCCGGTCAAGGGCATTGCGTTCGAACGTGCGATCAACACCATCGGTCATCGCGCGCATCTCGTCCCACAGTTCGGCCTCCAGAATGTCACGACACCTCACCACAATTTACTTGGACAGGAGGGCGCGGGGCTCGCACTGACCGCCGCGGCGTTCACGGGAACCGCGGCGCTCGTCGGCATCTTCGGCGTCGCCTTGATGCGGGCCGCGTTCGAATTCGCGCTGCATTTTGCGCGCACGGAAAAGCGTGGCGGTGTTCACGCGATCATCGAGCATCAGGCGGTGGGCTATGCCTTAGCCGATGCAAAGACCACAATCGAGGCCGCGCGCTATCTCTGCTGGCGCGCTTGCCATGCGCTCGACACCCAGTCACCTGTGGCCGAGGAGCTCGCGGTCGAAGCGAAGATTTTCGGCTCCGAGGCCGCAGTGCGCGTGATTACCGATCTCATGCGCGTGGTCGGCGTCGACAGCTACGATCACGAAGCGCCTTTCGCGCGTCTGCTCCAGGATGCACTCGCGCTGCCGATCTTCGACGGCGGCAATATGGGCGTTCGGCGGCGGCAGTTGCACACGATGCTGAAGCGAAGCGACTACGATCCGCTCGCCGCGAGCGGAGCGAGCTAG
- a CDS encoding acyl-CoA dehydrogenase family protein → MAIDFRLTESQRELQFRSRNFAKDVLSSAIEAEALHTAEERFAATKPAYEAMIAAGFLRKCIPRSDGGENTGLTDTAIMVEELYAVNASLTLTLIGTLLGLLPLLIGGTREQRDRLLPRFLAPAGAPLAGFCASEPGGSANPASPPPGEGVRTSARLSGDRWIIHGRKSWVSSATGWDRKGADVLSVLCRTDPDATPEQGISVILVERPASGLVFGRAIESVGHRAHLLPQFEFQDVSVPRDNVLGGVGGGLALTGACFTGAAALVGVFAIALMRAAFEFTLGFARSERRGGIHPIIEHQAVGYALADAKMAIEATRCLCWRACQAVDMQSPSAQELAVEAKVYGSETAVRVLMDLMRVVGIESYDRALPLGRLLEDALALPLFGGGNVGVRRRQLHALLKRPEYDPLTTDVER, encoded by the coding sequence GTGGCCATCGACTTTCGCTTGACCGAGAGCCAACGCGAACTACAGTTTCGCTCGCGAAACTTCGCAAAGGACGTGCTGTCCTCTGCGATCGAGGCGGAGGCCCTGCACACGGCGGAGGAACGGTTCGCGGCAACGAAACCCGCCTACGAAGCGATGATCGCAGCCGGATTTCTGCGCAAATGCATTCCCAGGTCCGATGGTGGAGAGAACACGGGTCTGACCGATACCGCGATCATGGTCGAGGAACTGTATGCCGTGAACGCCAGCCTTACTCTGACGTTGATAGGAACCCTGCTTGGGCTGTTGCCGCTCTTGATTGGCGGCACGAGGGAGCAGCGCGACCGGCTGCTGCCTCGCTTTTTGGCGCCGGCAGGAGCGCCATTGGCGGGGTTCTGCGCCAGCGAACCCGGCGGCAGCGCCAATCCGGCGTCGCCGCCGCCGGGCGAGGGAGTGCGCACCTCGGCAAGGCTCTCGGGTGACAGATGGATCATCCACGGACGAAAGAGCTGGGTCTCGTCGGCCACGGGTTGGGATCGCAAGGGCGCGGACGTTCTCTCAGTTCTCTGCCGCACCGACCCCGACGCGACTCCCGAACAAGGCATTTCGGTCATCCTCGTGGAGCGTCCCGCATCAGGCCTGGTCTTTGGGCGCGCGATCGAATCGGTGGGGCATCGCGCACATCTCCTGCCGCAATTCGAATTCCAGGACGTCAGCGTCCCACGCGATAACGTCCTCGGCGGCGTCGGCGGCGGGCTCGCCCTGACGGGCGCCTGCTTCACCGGTGCAGCCGCGTTGGTCGGAGTTTTCGCGATCGCATTGATGCGTGCGGCGTTCGAATTCACGCTGGGCTTCGCGCGCTCCGAGAGACGAGGTGGTATTCATCCTATCATTGAGCACCAGGCGGTCGGATACGCCTTGGCGGACGCAAAGATGGCCATCGAGGCAACCCGCTGTCTGTGCTGGCGGGCGTGCCAGGCGGTCGACATGCAATCGCCGAGTGCGCAGGAACTCGCCGTCGAAGCAAAGGTCTATGGTTCTGAAACCGCCGTGCGGGTGCTGATGGACCTCATGCGCGTCGTCGGCATCGAGAGTTACGATCGTGCTCTCCCGTTGGGACGCCTGCTGGAGGATGCGCTTGCGTTGCCTCTCTTTGGCGGAGGCAATGTCGGCGTCCGACGCCGACAACTTCACGCGCTCTTGAAACGGCCGGAATACGATCCGCTCACGACCGATGTCGAACGATGA
- a CDS encoding SDR family NAD(P)-dependent oxidoreductase has product MSTEQKVAVVTGASQGIGAGILEAFKDRNYSVVAASRSIKASDDPNILTVPGDVGALDTAEKVFRAAYERFGRVDTLVNNAGIFMAKPFTAYSQDDYATYISTNVTGFFHMTQRALDLMSKQGHGHVVTITTSLVDQPMSGVPAALASLTKGALNAATKSLAIEYAKTGIRVNAVSPGIIKTPMHPLQAHQALAALHPMGRMGDVSDVVDAVLYLEGATFVTGEILHVDGGQAAGHHMI; this is encoded by the coding sequence ATGAGCACAGAGCAGAAAGTAGCCGTCGTGACGGGGGCATCTCAGGGGATCGGCGCCGGTATCCTCGAGGCCTTCAAGGATCGCAACTACAGCGTTGTTGCGGCGTCGCGGTCAATCAAGGCCTCCGACGATCCGAACATCCTGACGGTGCCGGGCGACGTCGGCGCGCTCGACACGGCGGAAAAGGTGTTTAGGGCAGCGTACGAACGTTTCGGCCGTGTCGACACGCTGGTCAACAACGCCGGCATATTCATGGCAAAGCCATTTACCGCCTATTCGCAGGACGACTATGCGACCTACATTTCAACAAACGTCACCGGCTTCTTTCACATGACCCAGCGTGCGCTGGATCTGATGAGCAAGCAAGGACATGGCCACGTCGTCACCATCACGACGAGCCTCGTCGATCAGCCGATGAGTGGGGTTCCGGCCGCTCTGGCGTCCCTCACGAAAGGAGCCCTGAACGCGGCAACCAAGTCACTCGCGATCGAGTATGCCAAGACAGGCATTCGCGTGAATGCCGTATCACCGGGAATAATCAAGACTCCGATGCATCCGCTTCAAGCGCATCAAGCCCTCGCGGCCCTTCATCCGATGGGGCGGATGGGTGATGTGTCCGACGTCGTGGACGCGGTACTTTACCTCGAGGGCGCAACGTTCGTGACCGGCGAGATCCTTCACGTCGACGGCGGGCAGGCCGCCGGCCACCACATGATCTAG